From the genome of Myripristis murdjan chromosome 22, fMyrMur1.1, whole genome shotgun sequence, one region includes:
- the clec14a gene encoding C-type lectin domain family 14 member A codes for MDSSHCWIYLWTVFLLVSGGPEERYTVHLEPASFDRALQKCSPGVLTTLSTAQEAADILQLVSGVLPNYYNNFTFWVGLRKSKNECVVPERPLKGFKWTTNGSQESEVDRWRMEPEATCTALRCAVLSGEFDGSTVTSWGFISGTCKVSYPFICKRDRQAGEGDSRPLPPEPEPKPKPKPEPEAKPTRESTPEPDPELEPTPESKSEPKPEPGPKPEPEPHPRPRPDTGSDPCHMPHIKEVRSFTCTSLLGGNNVQVDCWSGVRLQLFCSGSPVACHLNGSAVDLNDVCLPCQDGYQRDAAWRCVDVDECGNSPCRHSCVNTPGSYLCVCYDRDGNNHSESSAVCIESLPPSPSPGPGEGEDRSTSRILIPGLVAVLVLVLLLVLLGVVVKCCLMRRSKKRAMKKAEKLAMESKDGGRDSLETTNEKKAT; via the coding sequence ATGGACTCGTCCCACTGCTGGATTTACCTCTGGACTGTCTTCTTGCTGGTCTCCGGCGGGCCTGAAGAACGCTACACCGTCCACTTGGAGCCGGCCAGCTTCGACAGGGCTCTGCAGAAATGTTCCCCAGGCGTCCTGACCACACTGAGCACGGCGCAGGAGGCCGCCGACATCCTGCAGCTGGTCTCAGGCGTTCTGCCCAACTACTATAACAACTTCACCTTCTGGGTGGGGCTGAGGAAGTCCAAGAATGAGTGCGTGGTCCCAGAACGTCCTCTGAAGGGCTTCAAGTGGACGACGAACGGCAGCCAGGAGTCAGAGGTGGACCGTTGGAGGATGGAGCCGGAGGCCACATGCACTGCGCTGCGCTGCGCGGTGCTGTCGGGAGAGTTTGATGGGTCGACTGTGACCAGCTGGGGTTTCATCTCCGGAACCTGCAAGGTCAGCTACCCTTTCATctgcaagagagacagacaggcaggagagggagacagcaggCCACTGCCGCCCGAACcagaaccaaaaccaaaaccaaaacctgaaCCTGAAGCTAAACCTACACGTGAATCTACACCAGAACCAGATCCTGAACTTGAACCTACGCCTGAATCCAAATCTGAACCAAAGCCTGAACCGGGACCAAAGCCAGAACCTGAGCCACATCCCAGGCCCAGACCGGACACCGGTTCTGACCCCTGCCACATGCCCCACATCAAGGAAGTGCGCTCATTCACCTGCACATCGTTGCTCGGCGGCAACAATGTGCAGGTGGACTGCTGGTCAGGGGTCCGGCTGCAGCTCTTCTGCTCCGGCAGCCCGGTCGCGTGTCATCTGAACGGCTCTGCTGTCGACCTCAACGACGTCTGCCTGCCCTGCCAGGACGGTTACCAGCGCGACGCCGCCTGGAGATGTGTGGATGTGGACGAGTGTGGCAACAGCCCCTGCAGGCACAGCTGTGTGAACACGCCGGGCTCGTACCTCTGCGTCTGCTACGACCGTGACGGGAATAACCACAGCGAGAGCTCCGCTGTCTGCATCgagtccctccctccctcgccgTCGCCTGGCCCGGGTGAAGGTGAGGACAGAAGCACATCCAGAATCCTGATCCCGGGGCTGGTGgcggtgctggtgctggtgctgctgctggtgctgctgggcGTGGTGGTGAAGTGCTGCCTGATGAGGCGCTCCAAGAAACGGGCCATGAAGAAGGCGGAGAAGTTAGCCATGGAGAGCAAGGACGGCGGCAGGGACTCCTTAGAAACCACCAATGAGAAGAAGGCCACATGA